In Streptomyces sp. NBC_01335, the genomic window GGTCCGTCGCGGTGATCGTCGCGCGGTAGTCCTTCGCCACCTTGGCCTTCGCCATCAGCACGACGGCCGCCAGGCGCACCGGGTCGTCCGCGTCCTTCAGACCGGGGTCCGACAGCAGCGCGCGCACCGCCGCGAGCAGCCGGGTGCGCATCGTCTCGGTCAGCTGGAGCGGGTTGCCCACCTCCAGCCGCGCGACCGGCCCGGCCTGAGCCGGGACCGACCGCAGCCGACGGCGCGCAGCCCCGCTGACGAAGGTACGGGGGCGCGGGAGCACGGCCGGTGCCGCTACGGCGCTCATCGGCCCACCACCCCGGCGAAAGCCCCGGAGCTCGTACGGGTCGCGATCTTCTGCATCTGCATGGGGTCGGTGTACACGCCAAAGCGGACACCCCCCTGAGCAGGAAAAACGCTCGATTCGTCATCCACCCGATGACCCTGCATCGGGAGCCCTGTGGACAGAGGCCAGCGAGCCCCGATTGCCCCCAACCCTCCCGCACGGCGGGCAACAACTTCAGAGCCCGTCCCGCCACACGGGAAGCCGCTCTCGCGGACGTCCCCGTCGACGGAGTTGTTGACGACCTCCGCGAGCGGGTGCACGAGCCGAGCGGCCGATACCGCGACCGTGTCCCGCAAGGCCGCTCCGAACGCGCCGCGCTCGTAGCTTCCTACCGGAAATTCAACTTCCGGTACGGAACGGAAAAAGCTGGGCGAACGGTACGCCGATCCCGTCACACGGGACGACCGCCGCGCCTGAACCGGGGTGAAACGGACAGGGCCAAGCTGACAGGGGGACACCACTTCGGGCACTATAAGAACGACCCACCTTCCATATAGCTGAACGAACCGAGCCCCTCGGGGCTGGACGGCCAGATGTGCGGATGTGCTGGGACCGCCCCCTTCGTGAGAAGCGGGCGGATCTAGATCGGGTGGGGGGAGATTTCTCCTCCCCTCCCGGTTCTGGTGAACCGCAGGGCCCCTGTCATAGGGCCCCGCGGATCGGTAGGGCATCGACCGTTGTCAGCGGCCGGGTCTTGCTGGTGGCCCTTGTCAAAGGGGCCGACCCGCTTGTCAAGGCGGGGTTTATGAGAGATGAACTGGCTCGATGAGCCGAAGCTCAGAACCGGCGTCAACCGGAACTGAGCAGCCGAACTGAGGTGTCACGCCCCAGTCGGTGCGAAGGGCCGCGCTGGCCGAAGCGGATTGTCAGTCCGCAAGGTGGCCGCGCGGCCGGTGGCGGCTACGTCACCCCGACCCCCTTGAATCCAAGGCTGGCGTCGGCATGCCCGCATCCGCTTTCGCGGCGTCGGGGAAGCGTTCGGCGAGGCCCTTGAGGAGACGCAGGTAGTTCTCGCGGTGCGGGCGTCGAGGGCTGGTCTGACCCAGCTCCCAGCGCGTGACCGCGACCCTCTTCACGCCCACCGCGTCCGCGACGTCCTGCTGGGTGAGGCCGGCCGCGAGGCGCAGCTTCGCGCGCACACGCGGAGACGGCAGAGCCTCGGGGAGGCCGTTCAGCAGAGCGTCCACCCGCTGCGAGCGGTCCGAGTCGGACATAGCCACGCCTTCCATGATCGTTGTAACCATGAAAGATACACGGCCCGGCTGAGCTATGGCGTCGCTGAATGTCGTGCCGCCGGAGGAACAGGAGATGGCCGTCGTCATGCCAGTTTCCCGAGATGTGCGTTGACGGCCTTCGCGGCCGCCGACAGCTCGGGCAACTCCACCACTGTCACCCCAGCTTCCACCAGCTGCTCGTAGCCGACGCAGTCGTCGACGAACAGGCTTGGCTCGCGCCAGGCAATGACGACGCGCGGGATGCCGGCCTCGAGGATCCGCTGGGCACAGGGCGTACGGGAGGCGCTGCGCTGGGAGCAGGGCTCCAGCGTGCTGTAGATCGTCGCCTCCGCGAGGCGCGGGTCGTCCTGGGGGAGTTGGGCGAGGGCGACTTCCTCCGCGTGCTCGCGGGGGCCGGTCGCGCGGGAGTAGCCGGACGCCAGCTCGGTGCCGTCCTCGCCGACGATGACCGCC contains:
- a CDS encoding helix-turn-helix transcriptional regulator yields the protein MSDSDRSQRVDALLNGLPEALPSPRVRAKLRLAAGLTQQDVADAVGVKRVAVTRWELGQTSPRRPHRENYLRLLKGLAERFPDAAKADAGMPTPALDSRGSG
- a CDS encoding deaminase, with the protein product MYAPDRAQDLRWIQRAIDLATLCPPATGAYSVGAVIVGEDGTELASGYSRATGPREHAEEVALAQLPQDDPRLAEATIYSTLEPCSQRSASRTPCAQRILEAGIPRVVIAWREPSLFVDDCVGYEQLVEAGVTVVELPELSAAAKAVNAHLGKLA